From Lycium ferocissimum isolate CSIRO_LF1 chromosome 12, AGI_CSIRO_Lferr_CH_V1, whole genome shotgun sequence, one genomic window encodes:
- the LOC132038908 gene encoding ethanolamine-phosphate cytidylyltransferase-like isoform X1, with protein sequence MDFESNNSVWEGMYYYPRLFGGIMLTAALLGLSTSYFGGISLLYPFPDLSIFHKKNHEKKRVRVYMDGCFDLMHYGHANALRQAKALGDELVVGVVSDEEIIATKGPPVLCMEERLALVSGLKWVDEVISSAPYAITEDFMNRLFNEYKIDYIIHGDDPCLLPDGTDAYALAKKAGRYKQIKRTEGVSSTDIVGRILSSAKSTPQDYSNSSPTGEADDIKNNCGAEKQAKGGQISHFLPTSRRIVQFSNGKGPAPNSRVVYIDGAFDLFHAGHVEILRSARQLGDFLLVGIYPDQTVSELRGHQYPLMNLYERSLGVLACRYVDEVIIGAPWEVTQDMITTFNISVVVHGRVSESNSSLEGSQDPYAVPKSMGIFQVIESPKDITTSSVAQRIIANHEIYVKRNTKKAASEKKFYAERKYVSGD encoded by the exons ATGGATTTCGAAAGCAACAATTCGGTTTGGGAAGGGATGTATTACTACCCACGCCTTTTTGGTGGGATCATGCTGACTGCAGCATTGCTCGGGTTATCCACGAGCTATTTTGGCGGGATCAGTCTACTTTATCCTTTTCCTGATCTAAGTATCTTTCATAAAAAGAATCACGAGAAGAAGCGTGTTCGTGTTTATATGGATGGTTGTTTTGATCTGATGCACTATGGCCATGCAAATGCTTTGAGACAAGCAAAAGCCTTGGGAGATGAATTGGTAGTTGGGGTTGTCAGTGATGAGGAAATCATAGCCACTAAGGGTCCTCCAGTTTTATGCATGGAAGAAAG ACTTGCTCTTGTTAGTGGCTTGAAGTGGGTGGATGAAGTGATTTCCAGTGCTCCTTATGCAATTACTGAAGACTTCATGAACCGTCTATTCAATGAGTATAAGATTGACTACATTATACACGGTGATGATCCCTGCCTACTTCCAGATGGAACTGATGCTTATGCCTTAGCAAAAAAAGCTGGTCGGTACAAGCAAATTAAACGAACTGAAGGTGTCTCCAGCACAGACATTGTAG GGAGGATTCTTTCTTCTGCTAAAAGTACTCCTCAAGATTACTCCAATTCATCTCCCACTGGCGAAGCTgatgatataaaaaataattgtgGTGCTGAAAAACAGGCTAAGGGCGGTCAAATATCTCATTTTTTGCCCACTTCAAGACGAATTGTGCAATTTTCAAATGGGAAG GGGCCTGCGCCTAATTCTCGAGTGGTGTATATTGATGGTGCATTTGACCTTTTCCATGCTGGACATGTTGAG ATTCTAAGAAGTGCTAGGCAGCTTGGAGATTTTCTTTTAGTTGGTATTTATCCAGACCAGACTGTTAG TGAACTTCGTGGACATCAGTATCCGCTGATGAATTTGTATGAGCGCAGTCTTGGTGTACTTGCATGCCGTTATGTTGATGAGGTCATCATTGGTGCCCCTTGGGAAGTAACTCAGGATATG ATAACAACTTTCAACATTTCTGTGGTTGTACACGGAAGAGTTTCTGAGAGCAACTCTTCATTGGAA GGGAGCCAGGATCCATATGCAGTTCCTAAAAGCATGGGAATCTTCCAAGTAATTGAGAGCCCAAAAGATATTACAACTTCTTCAGTTGCTCAAAGAATCATCGCTAACCATGAGATTTATGTG AAAAGGAATACCAAGAAAGCAGCAAGCGAGAAAAAATTCTATGCGGAAAGGAAGTATGTTTCTGGCGATTAA
- the LOC132038908 gene encoding ethanolamine-phosphate cytidylyltransferase-like isoform X2, with the protein MDFESNNSVWEGMYYYPRLFGGIMLTAALLGLSTSYFGGISLLYPFPDLSIFHKKNHEKKRVRVYMDGCFDLMHYGHANALRQAKALGDELVVGVVSDEEIIATKGPPVLCMEERLALVSGLKWVDEVISSAPYAITEDFMNRLFNEYKIDYIIHGDDPCLLPDGTDAYALAKKAGRYKQIKRTEGVSSTDIVGRILSSAKSTPQDYSNSSPTGEADDIKNNCGAEKQAKGGQISHFLPTSRRIVQFSNGKGPAPNSRVVYIDGAFDLFHAGHVEILRSARQLGDFLLVGIYPDQTVSELRGHQYPLMNLYERSLGVLACRYVDEVIIGAPWEVTQDMGSQDPYAVPKSMGIFQVIESPKDITTSSVAQRIIANHEIYVKRNTKKAASEKKFYAERKYVSGD; encoded by the exons ATGGATTTCGAAAGCAACAATTCGGTTTGGGAAGGGATGTATTACTACCCACGCCTTTTTGGTGGGATCATGCTGACTGCAGCATTGCTCGGGTTATCCACGAGCTATTTTGGCGGGATCAGTCTACTTTATCCTTTTCCTGATCTAAGTATCTTTCATAAAAAGAATCACGAGAAGAAGCGTGTTCGTGTTTATATGGATGGTTGTTTTGATCTGATGCACTATGGCCATGCAAATGCTTTGAGACAAGCAAAAGCCTTGGGAGATGAATTGGTAGTTGGGGTTGTCAGTGATGAGGAAATCATAGCCACTAAGGGTCCTCCAGTTTTATGCATGGAAGAAAG ACTTGCTCTTGTTAGTGGCTTGAAGTGGGTGGATGAAGTGATTTCCAGTGCTCCTTATGCAATTACTGAAGACTTCATGAACCGTCTATTCAATGAGTATAAGATTGACTACATTATACACGGTGATGATCCCTGCCTACTTCCAGATGGAACTGATGCTTATGCCTTAGCAAAAAAAGCTGGTCGGTACAAGCAAATTAAACGAACTGAAGGTGTCTCCAGCACAGACATTGTAG GGAGGATTCTTTCTTCTGCTAAAAGTACTCCTCAAGATTACTCCAATTCATCTCCCACTGGCGAAGCTgatgatataaaaaataattgtgGTGCTGAAAAACAGGCTAAGGGCGGTCAAATATCTCATTTTTTGCCCACTTCAAGACGAATTGTGCAATTTTCAAATGGGAAG GGGCCTGCGCCTAATTCTCGAGTGGTGTATATTGATGGTGCATTTGACCTTTTCCATGCTGGACATGTTGAG ATTCTAAGAAGTGCTAGGCAGCTTGGAGATTTTCTTTTAGTTGGTATTTATCCAGACCAGACTGTTAG TGAACTTCGTGGACATCAGTATCCGCTGATGAATTTGTATGAGCGCAGTCTTGGTGTACTTGCATGCCGTTATGTTGATGAGGTCATCATTGGTGCCCCTTGGGAAGTAACTCAGGATATG GGGAGCCAGGATCCATATGCAGTTCCTAAAAGCATGGGAATCTTCCAAGTAATTGAGAGCCCAAAAGATATTACAACTTCTTCAGTTGCTCAAAGAATCATCGCTAACCATGAGATTTATGTG AAAAGGAATACCAAGAAAGCAGCAAGCGAGAAAAAATTCTATGCGGAAAGGAAGTATGTTTCTGGCGATTAA
- the LOC132039105 gene encoding uncharacterized protein LOC132039105, producing the protein METVGSRDLASSSCGKAELLFENNKGMVIDDKNQKVVVVDQVYKDKDTLKAVMVNYAITNRFNYRAERSNAISYTLVCVSGECDWKFRASSVGKSGMFRVREFQDKHTCPLKEKVYSQCQATSRLISEIVKPKISNHKRKYTPKDIAEDVKSDFGMDVSYMVAWQAKEKAMNDLMGELAESYKRLPGYLYILDKTYPGSHIRMRKIRENEFLYVFIALYAFIKGFDYCRPIVVVDGSHLKTPYNGTFVSASTLGGAGNILPLAYGVIDSENDRSWTWFFERFRETYGIRENLCIVSDRHESINKAVCRIYPEVAHYACIWHLWGNVELSTEFVYTVHDGGRRFILNLNSKTCSCLADDYCSDLFKPETVLKTYDVPVDPLPDEREWNIPKNILEDVVLPPRYKKPPGRPKKRRDKPLSELLFGKSRHACSTCGQLGHNRRSCSFEPLRK; encoded by the exons ATGGAAACAGTTGGTTCCCGTGATTTGGCATCATCAAGTTGTGGAAAGGCTGAATTGTTATTCGAAAACAACAAGGGTATGGTTATTGATGATAAGAACCAAAAAGTAGTTGTCGTCGATCAAGTATACAAGGATAAAGATACATTAAAAGCTGTGATGGTGAATTATGCAATTACAAACAGGTTCAACTATCGTGCAGAAAGGAGTAATGCAATAAG cTACACACTTGTGTGCGTATCAGGAGAGTGTGATTGGAAATTTAGGGCGTCAAGTGTAGGTAAGTCAGGAATGTTTAGAGTTAGGGAGTTTCAAGACAAACATACATGTCCGTTAAAGGAAAAGGTTTATTCCCAATGCCAAGCTACAAGTCGGTTGATAAGTGAGATTGTCAAACCAAAAATATCAAACCATAAGAGGAAATATACGCCTAAAGACATTGCGGAGGACGTCAAAAGTGATTTTGGAATGGATGTTTCATACATGGTTGCTTGGCAGGCCAAAGAAAAGGCGATGAACGATTTAATGGGTGAACTGGCTGAATCTTATAAAAGATTACCTGGATATCTATACATATTGGATAAGACTTACCCGGGTTCACATATCAGAATGCGTAAAATCCGCGAAAATGAATTTCTGTATGTTTTTATAGCACTGTATGCATTTATCAAAGGCTTTGATTATTGTCGGCCAATTGTGGTAGTTGATGGAAGCCACTTAAAAACACCATACAATGGAACATTTGTCTCGGCAAGCACATTGGGCGGTGCAG GCAACATACTTCCCTTAGCATATGGTGTGATTGATTCTGAGAATGACAGATCATGGACATGGTTTTTTGAGCGTTTCAGAGAAACATATGGAATTAGAGAGAATTTGTGTATCGTATCAGATAGGCATGAAAGTATAAACAAGGCTGTTTGTAGAATTTATCCAGAAGTTGCACATTATGCATGTATATGGCATCTGTGGGGTAAT gTAGAACTGTCAACCGAATTCGTGTACACAGTACATGATGGAGGAAGGCGATTCATTCTTAATTTGAATAGCAAAACTTGCAGTTGTC ttgCTGATGATTATTGCTCTGATTTGTTCAAACCGGAGACCGTGTTGAAGACATATGATGTACCTGTGGACCCTCTACCCGACGAGCGTGAATGGAACATTCCCAAAAACATCTTGGAGGATGTGGTTTTGCCACCAAGATACAAGAAACCGCCTGGTAGGCCAAAGAAGAGGCGTGATAAGCCTTTAAGTGAATTGTTGTTTGGAAAGAGCAGACATGCTTGCAGTACTTGTGGACAACTTGGGCACAACAGACGTTCATGTAGTTTTGAGCCTCTAAGGAAGTGA